One Oncorhynchus masou masou isolate Uvic2021 chromosome 2, UVic_Omas_1.1, whole genome shotgun sequence genomic region harbors:
- the LOC135557125 gene encoding iroquois-class homeodomain protein irx-3-like, translated as MSFPQLGYQYIRPIYPPERQGISNARAGTELSPSGALSNVLSTMYGSPFAAAAQGYGAFLPYSNDISIFNQLGAQYELKDSPGVQGHPGFAHHHPAFYPYGQYQFGDPSRPKNATRESTSTLKAWLSEHRKNPYPTKGEKIMLAIITKMTLTQVSTWFANARRRLKKENKMTWTPRSRTDEEGNVYNSDHEEGEEGDKREDEEEIDLENIDTENIENKDDLDDQDDLHADLKLDGRSDSEISDGYEDLQGPDQRFLKAVVKEGKDIHVDRGEHFHHHHHSFEMKASQPNVEQLKLNPVSINSPPSENNAAPAQKPKIWSLAETATTPDNPRKSPQMNGSNTVGPAAQTIISPHHRLISCPVGKIQNWTNRAFSAHQLALLNSNHYLGLANQASANGLALYSRQQHQHTQDKSHSSDTAVTERSSALEAEKKLLKTAFHPVHRRPQNQLEAAMVLSALSSS; from the exons ACCGGAGCGACAGGGTATCAGCAATGCCCGAGCCGGGACTGAGTTGAGCCCGTCCGGGGCACTCTCAAACGTTCTCTCAACTATGTATGGATCACCTTTCGCCGCAGCAGCACAGGGCTATGGAGCATTTCTGCCCTATTCAAACGATATATCAATTTTCAATCAATTG GGTGCTCAGTATGAGTTGAAAGACAGTCCAGGCGTACAAGGACACCCAGGATTTGCCCACCATCACCCGGCGTTTTACCCATATGGCCAGTATCAGTTTGGTGACCCGTCCAGACCCAAAAATGCGACCAGGGAGAGCACGAGTACACTGAAGGCCTGGCTAAGCGAGCATCGTAAGAATCCCTACCCCACCAAGGGGGAGAAGATCATGCTGGCCATCATCACCAAAATGACCCTCACCCAAGTTTCCACCTGGTTCGCCAATGCCAGGAGGAGGCTAAAGAAGGAGAACAAGATGACCTGGACTCCCCGGAGCCGCACAGACGAAGAGGGAAATGTTTACAACAGTGATcacgaggagggagaggaaggggacaagagggaggatgaggaagagattGATTTAGAAAATATCGACACGGAAAATATCGAGAATAAGGACGACTTGGATGATCAGGATGACCTACACGCTGATTTAAAATTAGATGGTAGAAGCGACTCTGAGATTTCAGACGGCTATGAGGATTTACAAGGGCCCGATCAGAGATTTCTGAAGGCTGTAGTGAAGGAGGGCAAAGACATTCACGTGGACCGGGGCGAGCacttccaccaccaccatcactcttTTGAAATGAAAGCTTCACAACCGAATGTCGAACAACTTAAACTGAATCCGGTGTCCATCAACTCGCCCCCATCAGAAAATAACGCAGCCCCGGCCCAAAAGCCAAAGATTTGGTCTTTGGCGGAGACAGCAACAACCCCTGACAATCCCCGCAAATCTCCACAAATGAATGGCAGCAACACAGTTGGGCCCGCGGCCCAGACCATAATCAGCCCTCACCACAGACTCATCTCTTGTCCTGTTGGGAAAATCCAGAACTGGACAAACCGAGCTTTTTCTGCCCACCAGCTCGCATTACTGAACTCGAACCATTACCTTGGACTGGCGAACCAGGCTTCGGCTAACGGGCTCGCCCTCTACAGCAGGCAGCAACACCAACACACGCAGGACAAGAGTCATAGCTCAGACACAGCCGTCACAG AGAGATCTAGTGCCTTGGAAGCAGAGAAAAAGTTGTTAAAAACAGCCTTCCACCCAGTTCATAGACG GCCTCAGAATCAACTCGAAGCAGCCATGGTTCTGtcagctctctcctcctcctag